A window of the Haloarcula rubripromontorii genome harbors these coding sequences:
- a CDS encoding DUF7286 family protein — translation MVAVRDDTRGRVPFALLGVLLLVSSLTLAPTFVTEPAPSETAVERALNQATAETQVAVRDGVSTAGQRAAANPVVTPADTPAGRVLNDSAAFRDSLRIRTYLRVADRLERVSGRSGDVTVTASLPAVSNVRGLRAAKHRVSVERAGPNKTAMRATVENIVLTVRRNGAVVSTRRVSPTVVVPTQALMLHDQVSTYQTRLNNGLDRPGLSQRMTARLYPIAWARGYAQYGGAGIENVVANRHVSLATNGALLGVQRSTFGRSDPAGRRALKEATAVTGIEDLIRGSQGTALSTEVLKQAQYRPVSETPPRPTSTGSPSPTDSMTVGVNGTADTAFRSVTEPSALNETLEDAYTVEVALETNKHRLGGGPPGTPPSPGTDWTLVADRVTTATETVGNASGRVATPDRWHTLETFSRTVERQYTRTAVWQNGSLRQRTTTSSTARYRVTVAVVGRHHGRSPAPNRSIRTAHDASASPLNGSNFADVEPKAMDRLVGHAGGRDGVAERVVDDSLSRTEATVAADRPPELHNWVYRDLMDLRASVRNATVSVERGRVGTFETNPPRELRERVAQRRATLAAVPGTYDSAAQKARVAARLTYLSAVSAELDEQATVRDSNRERVDTQLSKRTDGSLRALRKGLVARETPVPRSRPVPVGPAGPVRTRVDTQTPYLTLTELDESRYRALDGSEHPLVARNANVFTVPYGDAADAVVGGAFESGDRVRLATAANTLAAANETLESESNATLTSERDTLQREVEAANKEMTTTLWLAVSQHTEAEQDESKAIVADAMAPWDTSAARALALTNGSAQERVARVAGARLNLTRVEHDRLRLRLLSVDTPATKPTLGSANGTASAVRSVAKAELSSALASAGEQKVQQFAKKRLGTDRLPAGLPLAPPVAPWYATTNIWWVTVEGEYARFAVSASHGPPSEPGAQTTYARDGHTVTLDVDDDGTGERLGTADRVSFRADTGVVVVVPPKPRGVGDKGGNAVEESSGWPDAGS, via the coding sequence GTGGTCGCCGTGAGAGACGACACCCGCGGCCGAGTCCCGTTCGCGTTGCTCGGTGTTCTCCTGCTGGTGAGTAGTCTCACGTTGGCTCCCACGTTCGTCACCGAGCCAGCCCCGAGCGAGACGGCGGTCGAACGGGCGCTGAATCAGGCTACGGCGGAGACGCAGGTGGCCGTGCGGGACGGCGTTTCGACGGCTGGCCAACGGGCGGCTGCGAACCCAGTTGTCACGCCCGCTGACACACCTGCTGGTCGAGTTCTGAACGACTCGGCGGCATTCCGAGACTCGCTCAGAATCCGTACCTATCTCCGTGTCGCGGACCGGCTGGAGCGTGTCTCCGGCCGAAGCGGTGACGTGACCGTGACCGCCAGTCTGCCGGCGGTTTCTAACGTTCGCGGTCTCCGAGCGGCGAAACACCGCGTCTCGGTCGAACGCGCCGGGCCGAACAAGACCGCGATGCGGGCGACAGTCGAGAATATCGTTCTGACAGTTCGGCGCAACGGGGCGGTAGTCTCGACGCGGCGCGTTTCACCGACTGTCGTCGTCCCGACGCAGGCGCTCATGCTCCACGATCAGGTGTCGACCTACCAGACACGTCTGAACAACGGTCTAGACAGGCCGGGGCTGAGCCAGCGAATGACAGCCCGGCTGTACCCGATAGCGTGGGCGAGAGGGTATGCGCAGTACGGCGGCGCTGGCATCGAAAACGTCGTCGCGAACCGGCACGTCTCGCTGGCGACGAACGGTGCATTGCTCGGCGTCCAGCGGTCGACCTTCGGGCGGAGCGACCCGGCTGGTCGCCGTGCGCTGAAAGAGGCAACAGCGGTGACCGGAATCGAGGACCTGATTCGGGGTAGCCAGGGGACAGCGCTCTCGACTGAAGTACTCAAACAGGCCCAGTACAGACCGGTCAGCGAGACACCGCCGCGCCCGACATCCACGGGCAGTCCGAGCCCGACCGATTCGATGACCGTCGGCGTCAACGGGACGGCCGACACCGCGTTCCGGTCTGTCACCGAACCGTCAGCGCTCAACGAGACACTTGAGGACGCATACACCGTCGAAGTGGCGCTTGAAACCAACAAGCATCGACTGGGCGGAGGACCGCCGGGGACGCCGCCGTCGCCGGGCACCGACTGGACACTGGTCGCCGACCGGGTGACTACCGCGACGGAGACAGTCGGGAACGCTAGCGGTCGCGTCGCAACGCCGGACCGTTGGCATACCTTGGAGACGTTCAGCCGAACTGTCGAGCGCCAGTACACGCGGACCGCCGTCTGGCAGAACGGGTCACTACGCCAGCGCACAACGACGTCAAGCACCGCCCGCTATCGCGTGACCGTCGCCGTCGTCGGCCGCCATCACGGCCGTTCACCGGCACCGAATCGCTCGATCCGGACGGCACACGACGCCAGCGCAAGTCCGTTGAACGGGTCGAACTTCGCCGACGTGGAGCCGAAAGCGATGGACAGGCTCGTCGGCCACGCCGGGGGCCGGGACGGAGTGGCCGAGCGAGTCGTCGACGATAGCCTGAGCCGGACGGAGGCGACAGTGGCGGCCGACCGACCGCCAGAACTGCACAACTGGGTGTATCGGGACCTGATGGACCTACGGGCGTCAGTCCGCAACGCGACCGTCTCCGTCGAGCGCGGACGCGTCGGGACCTTCGAGACGAATCCCCCGCGGGAACTCCGGGAGCGGGTCGCGCAACGTCGTGCCACTCTGGCGGCCGTGCCGGGAACCTACGACAGCGCGGCCCAGAAGGCACGCGTCGCGGCCCGGTTGACCTATCTGAGTGCGGTGTCGGCGGAGCTAGACGAGCAGGCCACGGTGCGTGACAGCAATCGAGAACGAGTCGACACACAGCTATCGAAACGCACCGACGGATCGCTGCGTGCGCTCCGGAAAGGATTGGTTGCGCGTGAGACGCCCGTTCCGCGGTCACGACCGGTGCCAGTCGGTCCGGCTGGTCCAGTCAGAACACGGGTCGACACGCAGACACCGTATCTGACGCTGACTGAACTGGATGAGAGTCGGTATCGCGCGCTGGATGGGAGCGAACATCCGCTGGTGGCGCGGAACGCAAACGTGTTCACAGTCCCATACGGTGACGCCGCCGATGCCGTCGTTGGTGGTGCGTTCGAGAGCGGTGACAGGGTACGCCTCGCAACGGCGGCGAACACACTCGCGGCCGCGAACGAGACGCTCGAATCGGAGTCGAACGCGACGCTCACTTCAGAGCGCGACACACTCCAGCGGGAGGTCGAAGCGGCCAACAAGGAGATGACGACGACGCTCTGGCTGGCGGTCTCCCAGCACACCGAGGCTGAACAGGACGAGAGCAAGGCCATCGTCGCTGACGCGATGGCGCCGTGGGACACATCGGCGGCCCGAGCGCTGGCTCTGACCAACGGCTCCGCACAGGAACGGGTCGCCCGTGTCGCCGGTGCGCGACTGAACCTCACACGGGTCGAACACGACCGCCTCCGCCTGCGGCTGCTCTCGGTCGATACACCGGCAACCAAACCGACACTGGGGTCGGCAAACGGGACGGCCTCGGCGGTGCGCTCCGTTGCGAAAGCCGAACTGAGCAGCGCGCTGGCAAGTGCCGGCGAGCAGAAGGTCCAGCAGTTCGCGAAGAAGCGGCTCGGGACGGACAGGCTCCCGGCGGGTCTCCCGCTGGCACCGCCAGTTGCCCCCTGGTACGCGACGACAAACATCTGGTGGGTGACTGTCGAGGGCGAGTACGCACGGTTCGCCGTCTCTGCAAGTCACGGCCCGCCGAGCGAGCCCGGGGCACAGACCACCTACGCGCGTGACGGGCACACCGTCACGCTCGACGTGGACGACGACGGAACAGGCGAGCGGTTGGGTACCGCCGACCGTGTCTCGTTCCGAGCCGACACGGGCGTTGTCGTCGTCGTCCCACCCAAACCGCGCGGAGTCGGTGACAAGGGCGGCAACGCCGTGGAGGAATCCAGCGGGTGGCCGGACGCAGGCTCCTGA
- a CDS encoding DUF7284 family protein, which produces MSAVADVTVFLLLIGAAAGTLVSGVGVETPAATTNPAADQASTLATSTASVEYELLVPPSDHGRPPDHATRQQRTSHGTVAELLGEAAMSGVTVDGERVSSAGTDFESRVAGATRDRLHSRGHRTSVRVTWAPYPGAPLRSEYHVGDRPPDAVDVRAATVTVPSGMENVSEPAREAAKTDGYDGVATVVARSVVDGLFPPTQSRYALRGDYPSDVLMAARYERMADLTGASVAVERQSTVEMNHDLTPVLATRLRTDMRSQYDSPTDAARAVRVSRVRVTVRTWSP; this is translated from the coding sequence ATGAGTGCCGTCGCCGACGTGACAGTATTCCTCCTGCTCATTGGTGCGGCCGCAGGGACTCTCGTGAGCGGCGTCGGCGTCGAGACGCCGGCGGCGACCACAAATCCTGCGGCTGACCAAGCGTCGACGCTGGCGACGAGTACCGCAAGCGTCGAGTATGAGTTGCTCGTCCCACCGTCAGATCACGGCAGGCCGCCCGACCACGCGACGCGGCAGCAGCGGACGAGTCACGGGACCGTGGCAGAGCTACTCGGTGAGGCCGCGATGAGCGGTGTCACCGTGGACGGCGAACGGGTATCGAGCGCCGGCACGGATTTCGAGTCACGAGTCGCTGGGGCGACGCGTGATAGACTCCACAGCCGCGGGCATCGAACGTCCGTCCGTGTCACCTGGGCACCGTATCCCGGTGCGCCACTCAGGAGCGAGTACCACGTCGGCGACCGGCCGCCGGATGCCGTCGACGTTCGAGCGGCGACAGTGACCGTCCCGAGTGGGATGGAGAACGTCTCGGAGCCAGCCCGCGAAGCAGCGAAGACTGACGGCTACGATGGCGTGGCGACGGTCGTGGCTCGAAGCGTCGTCGACGGACTGTTCCCGCCGACGCAGTCACGCTACGCCCTCCGTGGCGACTACCCATCGGATGTGCTGATGGCCGCGCGATACGAGCGCATGGCCGATCTGACAGGGGCGAGCGTTGCCGTTGAGCGACAGTCGACGGTCGAGATGAACCACGACCTGACTCCGGTGCTTGCCACGCGGCTTCGAACCGATATGCGGTCGCAGTACGACTCGCCGACGGACGCCGCCCGTGCCGTTCGGGTGAGCCGTGTCCGTGTAACTGTCAGGACGTGGTCGCCGTGA
- a CDS encoding DUF7285 family protein, with the protein MSPSSDRATTEPLAALVAVFAVTLGVSLYAGVVDDAFNTLDDDRNIATPTADTVEQRLSSTGVVRPEKLDSALDGVPANYHGNATITATTGERWSGGQKPPNSADIEARTVSVQIGPGAVRRGTLTVRVWR; encoded by the coding sequence ATGTCACCATCGTCGGATAGGGCGACGACGGAACCGCTCGCCGCGCTCGTTGCTGTCTTCGCCGTCACGCTCGGCGTGTCGCTGTATGCCGGTGTGGTAGACGACGCGTTCAACACACTTGACGACGACCGAAATATCGCCACGCCGACCGCCGATACTGTGGAACAGCGGCTCTCGTCGACTGGCGTCGTTCGACCGGAAAAACTCGACAGCGCGCTCGATGGGGTGCCAGCAAACTACCACGGAAACGCGACCATCACGGCGACGACCGGCGAGCGATGGAGCGGTGGCCAAAAGCCACCGAACAGCGCGGACATCGAAGCCAGAACAGTGAGTGTACAGATCGGACCGGGGGCAGTCCGTCGCGGAACGCTCACGGTGCGGGTGTGGCGATGA
- a CDS encoding DUF7283 family protein, which produces MFETHVDTLSLWVGLGTVSVAVLGVVVGLPTTAPPDATAAAATIDEVTTSPPGSVAHRRLVATEWTFDGREIRLRNDGGSATARLIRTAVPARTDGLQAVVNGEQPEAVYDSPDAFSRATRQARTADDGWRLAPDRVTVRRVVWGGTDVTIVG; this is translated from the coding sequence ATGTTCGAAACGCACGTCGACACGCTGTCTCTCTGGGTTGGGCTGGGAACAGTGAGCGTGGCCGTCCTCGGCGTCGTGGTCGGTCTCCCGACGACCGCGCCGCCGGACGCGACGGCGGCGGCCGCGACTATCGATGAGGTCACGACCAGCCCGCCCGGGTCAGTCGCACATCGACGACTCGTCGCTACAGAGTGGACGTTCGATGGCCGCGAAATCCGCCTCCGCAACGACGGCGGGTCAGCCACCGCACGACTGATTCGAACGGCTGTCCCGGCACGGACCGACGGGCTACAGGCTGTGGTGAACGGGGAACAACCGGAGGCCGTGTACGACTCACCGGACGCGTTCAGTCGGGCGACCCGTCAGGCTCGGACCGCGGACGACGGGTGGCGACTGGCTCCGGACCGGGTGACCGTCAGGCGCGTCGTCTGGGGAGGGACCGATGTCACCATCGTCGGATAG
- a CDS encoding type II secretion system F family protein: MSDTSGADNSGDGASTAPAASLTTAVVAAYPGTVEVPDDYRRACQLLSVTAPPEALLATSYVVAVCGPLLALLVAVTVTGLLATTVSLGVLVLSLSVAALGRYGVPFAAEAKRIRTLGAAPSLVMTLVLGATLWPSAERAAAFAGRAGHGLLATRLDHHRQRAAGTPRSGLGTFATTWSDRFPALERAIGLVESATAAPAEERPEVLERARRRILDGTRDEMAAFAASIRGPATGLYAFGVLLPLAMASLLPAAAAAGVPVTAPVLVGTYGVVMPAALLVACCWLLGRRPVAFPPATIPRSHPNVPASALPSVVVGIGAGIGGWLLASALVAAWASPIGALGAGVGSALVSYYRPVAEVRDYVTDVEAGLPDVLSAVGRRLGRGESVEAALVEAVDETPTPTSAVIEAAVARQEYLGTSVEGAFLGPGGALADVPSRRTHRAAILLDTAATIGPPAGTSVTAMGEHLDALRTIERETRRDLAQITETLSNTAALFGPLIGGATVALAGSMGGGEQFATVSSAVLGPVVGWYVLVLAVLLTALSTGLHRGLDRALVGYRTGLALLSATATFLVAVVATRLLV, from the coding sequence GTGAGCGACACCAGCGGTGCAGACAACTCCGGTGACGGCGCGAGTACGGCACCAGCCGCATCGCTCACAACCGCGGTCGTTGCGGCCTACCCGGGCACTGTCGAGGTACCAGACGACTACCGGCGAGCGTGTCAGCTGCTCTCGGTTACGGCTCCGCCTGAGGCACTGCTGGCGACGAGTTACGTCGTTGCGGTGTGTGGCCCCCTGCTCGCACTGCTCGTCGCTGTGACGGTGACCGGACTGCTGGCGACAACCGTCAGCCTCGGGGTCCTCGTCCTGTCCCTGAGCGTTGCGGCGCTGGGACGGTACGGCGTGCCGTTCGCCGCGGAAGCAAAGCGGATTCGAACGCTGGGCGCCGCACCCTCGCTTGTCATGACGCTGGTACTCGGCGCGACGCTATGGCCGAGTGCTGAGCGGGCGGCGGCGTTCGCCGGACGGGCAGGACACGGGCTGCTCGCCACACGGCTGGACCACCATCGGCAGCGAGCCGCGGGCACGCCACGGAGCGGTCTGGGAACGTTCGCGACAACTTGGAGCGACCGGTTCCCGGCACTCGAACGCGCAATCGGGCTAGTCGAGAGCGCGACCGCAGCCCCAGCCGAGGAGCGGCCCGAGGTCCTCGAACGCGCACGGCGACGCATCCTCGACGGGACGCGGGACGAGATGGCAGCCTTTGCGGCCTCGATTCGCGGACCGGCGACCGGCCTGTACGCGTTCGGCGTCCTCCTACCGCTGGCGATGGCGTCACTGCTGCCCGCCGCCGCTGCCGCGGGTGTGCCAGTAACTGCTCCTGTGCTGGTCGGGACCTACGGCGTCGTCATGCCCGCCGCGCTGCTGGTCGCCTGTTGCTGGCTTCTGGGACGGCGACCGGTCGCGTTCCCGCCGGCGACAATCCCCCGAAGCCATCCGAACGTGCCGGCGTCGGCACTCCCGTCAGTTGTGGTCGGAATCGGTGCCGGAATCGGGGGGTGGCTCCTTGCCAGCGCGCTCGTCGCCGCGTGGGCATCTCCCATCGGCGCACTCGGGGCTGGTGTCGGGAGCGCACTCGTCAGCTACTACAGACCCGTCGCCGAGGTCCGCGACTACGTCACCGACGTTGAAGCAGGCCTGCCGGACGTGCTATCGGCTGTCGGTCGACGGCTGGGTCGCGGCGAGTCAGTCGAAGCCGCGCTCGTCGAGGCCGTCGATGAGACGCCCACACCCACAAGTGCTGTCATCGAGGCCGCCGTCGCGCGTCAGGAATACCTCGGGACCAGCGTCGAGGGAGCGTTTCTGGGTCCCGGCGGGGCGCTCGCTGACGTTCCGAGCCGTCGCACCCACCGAGCGGCAATCCTGCTGGATACGGCCGCGACAATCGGGCCGCCGGCGGGAACGTCCGTGACGGCGATGGGCGAGCATCTCGACGCGCTCCGGACCATCGAGCGCGAGACGCGCCGGGACCTCGCACAGATAACCGAAACGCTGTCGAACACCGCTGCGCTGTTCGGTCCACTTATCGGCGGTGCGACCGTCGCACTGGCCGGGTCGATGGGCGGCGGCGAGCAGTTCGCTACCGTTTCGAGTGCGGTTCTGGGGCCGGTTGTCGGCTGGTACGTGCTCGTTCTGGCTGTTTTGTTGACGGCGCTATCGACGGGTCTGCACCGGGGCCTCGACCGCGCGCTCGTTGGGTACCGAACCGGTCTGGCGCTCCTGTCGGCCACGGCTACCTTCCTCGTCGCCGTCGTCGCGACCAGGCTGCTGGTCTAA
- a CDS encoding ATPase, T2SS/T4P/T4SS family, producing MREWLFGSSTTAGCRCETAIEGGRLMVTADECPGSGDLAASADCRATVVDSLSSAGIETVVTAQAGQARVYAERAAAVLTAAGRFATRVASLDDRLAARARRDPVAAAAEATGRAGPVADLAAETGLAVATEGFDTSEQALTAYTGPTISDARVGATPPTDAALRDQQALPTEAVVRRYDTHGDQLPVYHIEPREQRFDADTMETLVEAYRRVATAATDGGCHPYDAAAAVAGDSTTATAVGAVLEKHTGGLGVLEDIFADQRVSDVFATAPVSDTRLRLRCDGETMRTNVRLTEAGANTLASTFRRASGRAFSRANPTLDATTTVADRQIRVAGVSDPISDGLAFAFRAHDSDVWRLADFVDNGTMPAAVAGLLSVAMERGGACLVAGPRGAGKTTTLGALLWELPHEIRTILIEDTPELPAASLRSDGRDVQALRTTSGDGPSVDATEALRTALRLGEGALAVGEVRGEEAGVLYEAMRVGGGDGAVLGTIHGNGPEAVRERLVSDLDVPVQSFAATDLVITLAPPASAHGRGIESVAEIVSHGADISFEMLYERHGSTATATGRLTRGNSRLVESIAAPGEPYAEVLDAIEARTKRFEESVAVETNENELHTDEGQP from the coding sequence ATGCGTGAGTGGCTCTTCGGGTCATCGACAACGGCCGGCTGTCGCTGTGAAACGGCTATCGAGGGTGGGCGGCTGATGGTGACGGCTGACGAGTGTCCGGGCAGCGGCGACCTCGCCGCGTCGGCTGACTGCCGGGCGACAGTCGTCGATTCACTCTCGTCGGCCGGTATCGAAACTGTCGTCACAGCGCAAGCAGGACAGGCGCGAGTGTACGCCGAGCGGGCGGCGGCAGTACTCACTGCGGCTGGCCGGTTCGCGACCAGAGTCGCCTCGCTGGACGACCGCCTCGCAGCCCGTGCCCGACGGGACCCCGTCGCTGCCGCGGCAGAGGCAACCGGTCGAGCGGGACCGGTCGCCGACCTGGCGGCGGAGACCGGATTGGCTGTCGCTACCGAGGGCTTCGACACCAGCGAACAGGCGCTTACTGCATACACTGGGCCAACGATTAGCGACGCCCGTGTCGGGGCAACGCCGCCGACGGATGCGGCTCTCCGGGACCAGCAAGCGCTCCCGACGGAGGCCGTCGTTCGGCGATACGACACGCACGGCGACCAACTACCGGTGTATCATATCGAGCCCCGCGAACAGCGATTCGACGCAGACACGATGGAGACGCTTGTCGAAGCGTACAGGCGAGTCGCGACCGCTGCCACCGACGGCGGCTGTCACCCGTACGACGCAGCTGCCGCGGTAGCCGGTGACAGTACGACGGCAACCGCGGTCGGTGCCGTGCTTGAAAAGCACACGGGCGGGCTCGGGGTCTTGGAAGACATCTTCGCCGATCAGCGGGTGTCCGACGTGTTCGCGACAGCCCCAGTAAGTGACACCCGGCTCCGACTGCGCTGTGACGGTGAAACCATGCGAACGAACGTCCGTCTGACGGAAGCTGGCGCAAACACGTTAGCGTCGACGTTCAGACGGGCGAGCGGGCGGGCGTTCTCGCGAGCGAACCCGACGCTCGACGCGACGACGACAGTGGCTGACCGGCAGATCCGCGTCGCCGGTGTGAGTGACCCAATCAGTGACGGCCTCGCCTTTGCCTTTCGCGCTCACGACAGCGACGTATGGCGGTTGGCCGACTTCGTCGACAACGGGACAATGCCGGCCGCCGTCGCCGGACTGCTCTCCGTCGCCATGGAGCGCGGCGGGGCCTGCCTCGTCGCTGGCCCCCGTGGTGCGGGAAAGACGACAACGCTCGGGGCGTTGCTCTGGGAACTCCCCCACGAGATCCGGACGATCCTGATCGAGGACACGCCCGAACTTCCGGCGGCGTCGTTGCGGTCCGACGGCCGGGACGTGCAGGCACTTCGGACCACGAGCGGGGACGGACCATCAGTCGATGCTACAGAGGCTCTTCGGACCGCGCTCCGGCTCGGCGAGGGCGCGCTCGCCGTTGGAGAGGTCCGCGGCGAGGAGGCCGGCGTACTCTACGAGGCGATGCGTGTCGGTGGCGGCGATGGGGCCGTCCTCGGAACGATTCACGGCAACGGCCCCGAAGCCGTTCGCGAACGGCTGGTGTCGGACCTCGATGTCCCGGTCCAGTCGTTCGCCGCGACGGACCTCGTGATAACGCTGGCTCCGCCCGCATCGGCGCACGGCCGCGGTATCGAATCTGTCGCGGAAATCGTCTCTCATGGCGCTGATATCTCTTTCGAGATGCTCTACGAGCGCCACGGATCGACAGCGACGGCAACCGGTCGCCTGACGCGGGGTAACAGCCGTCTGGTGGAGTCCATCGCCGCGCCCGGCGAGCCCTATGCAGAGGTGCTCGACGCTATCGAGGCGCGAACCAAGCGATTCGAGGAGTCGGTGGCTGTCGAGACAAATGAGAACGAACTGCACACAGACGAGGGCCAGCCGTGA
- a CDS encoding DUF7311 family protein, which produces MIYRLVLAVAVMTTLVGATAPALSTARADAASGTMERQVDELRTELTRLVETDAATANGDAQRTVAIRIPAGTYTNAGVSQLQFAERGGVGVATWTVESRKQTERLVSIPIRTTAATDRLDEPGTHRLVFVLTRSNGQRMLRVHRFKSEAAARRSHA; this is translated from the coding sequence GTGATATACCGGCTGGTCCTTGCCGTCGCGGTCATGACCACACTCGTCGGTGCAACAGCCCCGGCACTGTCGACAGCCCGAGCGGACGCGGCCAGCGGCACGATGGAGCGTCAAGTGGACGAGCTGAGGACCGAATTGACGAGGCTAGTCGAGACCGACGCCGCGACAGCGAACGGCGACGCACAGCGAACAGTGGCGATACGAATTCCCGCAGGGACCTACACGAATGCCGGCGTCAGTCAGCTCCAGTTTGCGGAGCGGGGTGGTGTCGGCGTCGCGACCTGGACGGTCGAGTCTCGGAAACAGACCGAGCGGCTGGTCAGCATTCCGATCCGAACGACAGCCGCGACCGACAGACTCGACGAACCCGGCACACATCGGCTCGTGTTCGTGCTGACGCGGTCAAATGGCCAGCGGATGCTGCGGGTCCATCGGTTTAAGTCAGAAGCCGCAGCGAGGCGTAGCCATGCGTGA
- a CDS encoding DUF7310 family coiled-coil domain-containing protein, with translation MTDIETLAERLRAVERAVTDGTTEFPDVTELAELEKRVDTVEQRIDDIDERTTELEAATQALRGYMGNVRTVNEDIEQRADAALAATDRLEEQLNDALSSPSASSPQAAGSDQHRTGGGQAAPRSSDGAHAAPDTATDFSAITDSSNHDSDETPDTGVVGRIRALL, from the coding sequence ATGACAGATATCGAGACGCTGGCCGAACGGCTCCGTGCGGTCGAACGCGCGGTCACGGATGGAACGACGGAGTTCCCGGACGTGACGGAGCTCGCTGAGCTGGAGAAGCGGGTCGACACCGTCGAGCAGCGTATCGACGACATCGACGAGCGGACGACGGAGCTCGAAGCCGCTACACAGGCTCTCCGCGGCTACATGGGGAACGTTCGCACGGTCAACGAAGATATCGAGCAGCGCGCCGACGCGGCGCTGGCGGCCACTGACCGACTGGAGGAGCAGCTTAACGACGCACTGTCGTCGCCGTCGGCATCTAGCCCACAGGCGGCGGGGAGCGATCAGCATCGAACCGGGGGAGGACAGGCCGCTCCACGTTCGTCGGACGGCGCCCATGCAGCGCCCGACACCGCGACCGATTTCTCCGCCATCACTGACAGCAGCAACCACGACAGCGACGAGACGCCTGATACAGGCGTCGTCGGCCGCATCCGCGCGCTGCTGTGA
- a CDS encoding IS6 family transposase, translated as MPEIARLSGSRDWIDLDFVERERTPEPAMALGIQSHVAGLSLSNTVELLDSLGVQRSRKAIHDWVQKADLQPESGKSPNQIALDETVIRINNQQFWLYAAADPQSNELLHVRLFPTTTTALTEIFLRELRQKHDVETAVFLVDGAQHLQTALQRAGLRFQTCRHGNRNAVERIFRELKRRTSSFSNCFSHVEPETAENWLQSFARWHNAPN; from the coding sequence ATGCCAGAAATCGCCCGCCTCAGCGGTAGTAGAGACTGGATTGATTTGGATTTTGTGGAGCGCGAGCGGACACCCGAGCCAGCGATGGCGTTGGGTATTCAATCGCACGTTGCGGGGCTCTCACTGTCGAATACCGTCGAATTACTCGACTCACTGGGTGTCCAACGCAGTCGAAAAGCCATCCACGATTGGGTACAGAAAGCCGATTTACAGCCCGAATCCGGTAAATCTCCGAATCAGATCGCGCTCGACGAAACAGTGATTCGAATCAACAACCAGCAATTCTGGCTGTATGCCGCCGCCGATCCGCAGTCGAACGAACTGCTTCACGTCCGGTTATTTCCGACAACTACGACCGCTCTCACGGAAATTTTCCTGCGCGAACTGCGGCAAAAGCACGATGTCGAAACTGCCGTCTTTCTCGTTGATGGCGCTCAACACCTCCAAACTGCACTTCAACGAGCTGGCCTCCGATTTCAGACGTGTCGCCACGGAAATCGGAACGCTGTCGAACGGATTTTTCGAGAACTGAAGCGTCGAACCTCGTCGTTTTCGAACTGCTTCAGTCACGTCGAACCGGAAACAGCCGAAAATTGGTTGCAAAGTTTCGCTCGCTGGCACAATGCTCCAAACTAA